CTACCCCGTTTCGTTGGACATTCACACGCCAAGACCTCGCCAACCTCATGGCAAGAATCGAGGGCAAGGGACGTGCACTCAACGTTGCTGCGTAACTGCTCCTCCAAATACGTCACCGTAATTGTGGAATGGAGTACTTAGGCGCAGCTCGCGACCTTGCGCCCGCTCGCTGCCGGTTCCGCTCGACGCGATCCGTATCCTTCAACGGGACACTCCTCCATCCGTACTACCTACAACCTCCAGGAGTGTCCCCCCGCCTCGTCGACCCCCCCGCATCGCCATGGGTCCCCGGTTTAGGGCGCAGCAGCCGCAGGAGGGGGGCCGGCGTCCCGGGGTCCATTCCCGGAAGATCCCGGCATTCGAGGACCGCTGCATCCCCGCCGGCTTCGTTGCCCTCCCTCACCGTACCGCATTGGGTACGCCTCGGTTGGGCGCCTCGCCGGTCGGGGCGCATCGGCCCTCTCGGTGCACGGCCTCTTCGGAAACGGACCCCGGGACGCCGGGCGGAGCTTTTCGGGGAGGAAGGTCAAGCGCAGACGTGCGGGTCCATCGCACGTCGAGCGACGAAGCGAACACCCCCTCCGAGGCAGCGGAGCCGGTCAGGGCCCCGAATCCCGGACCATTCGGCGGCCGATTCGAGTGCTGGTCGCGAGCATTTGCCAACGGGGGGCCCCGGAACCGCCTTATCCTGGGCGGAAAAACCCCGCGAAGATCCGCTCGACCTCCGGATGGTACCGCCCCCGGGCCGAATAGACGATCAGGGGGGGCAGGATGGCCGGCTCCGGCGTCTTTCGCCGGCTTCCCGTCACCAGCACGCGGTTCGCAGGCTTACCAGCGTACGGGTGCACGAACTGGACGGTCTCCGGCCGCAGGCCCGAGGCGAACCCCAGGGAAAAAATCTCCGGGAGACGGTGCGAGGGAGAGACGAGGGCGAACCTTCCCCGCGGGGAGAGGTACCTTCCCGCCGCGGCGTAAACGTCCGCCATCGTGCAGGCCACCTCGTGGCGGGCGATTTCCTTCCGGGGGTCCGGGTTCCTCCTCCCCTCGCCGATTTTCCGGTACGGGGGGTTGGAGACCACGAGGTCGAACGACCGGGGGGCAAGCGCGGGAATGTCGTCCCGGAAATCGCCCAGGACGGCGGAGAGACGGCCCCCGAATCCGTTCTCCTCGATATTCCGGCAGGCGAACTCCCACAACGCGGGCTGGATCTCGACCCCCACGCCTTGCCGCAATCTCCTGCACCTGGCGGCGAGGAGAAGGAGGACGACGCCCGATCCGGTGCCCAGGTCGAGGGCCGACCCGCCGCAGTCCCGCGCGGCGAAATCGGCGAGCAGGACGGAATCGATGGAGAACCGATACCCTTTCTCCGGCTGGTGGATCCGGATGGAGGGGATCGTGCCTTCCCTATCCCGGCAGCGATTCATCTCCCCGAACGGAAAAGATCAAGAGACCCGTCAGGATCTTCGGATAGAAGAAGGTGGCCTTCTGGGGGAGAACGTGGCCGGAGAGGGAGACGTCCCGGAACTCGCCCATCGTGACGGGATTGAGGAAAAACGCCGCCTGGAGCTCGCCTCGTTCCAGGTCGGATACGGCTTTGCCGGCCTCCTTGTAATAACGGACGAACTGTCCCGCCGTGACCGCTTCCGGGGTGATCCCGAGACTCTGCTCGAGGAGAAAGCCGTGCAGGAGCACCACATCGAGGGTGCGAAGTTCGGGGGGGAACCGGGACAGGTTCTTCTCGCCGAAGCGCGCCGCGTCGGGGAACGAAACGATGTGGAACCTCCCGCCTCCGGCGCTCCAGGCGATCGCTTTCCCTTTCCTCCCCGCCTCCCCGATCGCCCTCAATGCGTCCTCGGGCGTGCCCGGACGGGT
The sequence above is a segment of the Candidatus Deferrimicrobiaceae bacterium genome. Coding sequences within it:
- a CDS encoding methyltransferase domain-containing protein — protein: MNRCRDREGTIPSIRIHQPEKGYRFSIDSVLLADFAARDCGGSALDLGTGSGVVLLLLAARCRRLRQGVGVEIQPALWEFACRNIEENGFGGRLSAVLGDFRDDIPALAPRSFDLVVSNPPYRKIGEGRRNPDPRKEIARHEVACTMADVYAAAGRYLSPRGRFALVSPSHRLPEIFSLGFASGLRPETVQFVHPYAGKPANRVLVTGSRRKTPEPAILPPLIVYSARGRYHPEVERIFAGFFRPG